Proteins from a single region of Cydia strobilella chromosome 2, ilCydStro3.1, whole genome shotgun sequence:
- the LOC134750892 gene encoding eukaryotic translation initiation factor 4B, with product MAATGNKKSKKSKWIPVSITDILAEPTTIPTTNNWADSVDDEPTESYGYASRSRAPVVLPSASRAARGGMAVDDDSIPRRPPFIAHISNLPYDVDESAISDLFEGLKIINLRLPREGDRLKGFGYVDFEDRESLINAMNLPDLSVGGRRIRIEVSTENNDRRMGRGGRSDRDRDYDPERTMGDWRSGPRAAPEPTARPREMTRDRDITRDRDITRDRDITRDRDRDREESTADMRPGAWRDGERPAPEPARAPYGGRDSFGRDRDRDRDRYGDDRGRERGFGRDGERERERGGYGGRDGFRTAERDGQGFGNREGRGFGGRSFGDRDRDPPPPRDDKPRERPKLNLLPRTVPRAAEPPATPADGAGVAGAGAGGAADERDRPPPKPVSAEKVFGAAKPVDTAAKEREIEERLRKQEEEARKGTEEKERWGRRNDHSGERRGGARRDDRGRDSYNRDRRDRDDNDRRDHRDDRDRRDYSGNRDRRDYSKDDRDRRDPKDDRDKRDYPRDDRDRRDYSREDRERRPPSRDRRPASRDRRPPSRDRRPASRDRRPPSRDRRDDREHRESRDPRDADSRDRDPRPRSRDVSPRVDVSNGRNLTPDQKLPKMKEQEKPNFVASNKFSFLEDADDGASE from the exons ATGGCCGCTACAG GCAACAAGAAATCAAAGAAGTCGAAATGGATCCCAGTGAGCATCACAGATATTCTTGCGGAACCGACTACTATTCCGACCACAAACAACTGGGCGGACTCTGTAGATGATGAac CTACGGAGAGCTATGGGTACGCGTCCCGGTCGCGCGCGCCGGTGGTGCTGCCGTCGGCGTCGCGCGCCGCGCGCGGCGGGATGGCCGTGGACGACGACTCCatcccgcgccgcccgcccttCATCGCGCATATCTCTAACCTGCCCTACGATGTGGACGAGAGCGCCATTTCGGACCTCTTTGAGGGACTCAAG ATTATTAACTTGAGGCTGCCACGAGAAGGTGACCGCCTCAAAGGATTTGGATATGTTGACTTTGAAGACCGAGAGAGCCTTATCAATGCCATGAACCTGCCCGATCTT AGTGTCGGCGGCCGGCGGATTAGGATAGAGGTATCGACCGAGAACAATGACCGCCGCATGGGCCGAGGGGGCCGCTCCGACCGGGACAG AGACTACGACCCGGAGCGCACGATGGGCGACTGGCGCTCGGGGccgcgcgcggcgcccgagcCCACGGCGCGGCCGCGCGAGATGACCCGCGACCGCGACATCACCCGAGACCGCGACATCACCCGAGACCGCGACATCACCCGCGACCGAGACCGAGACCGGGAGGAAT CGACGGCCGACATGCGGCCGGGCGCGTGGCGCGACGGGGAGCGGCCGGCGCCCGAGCCGGCGCGCGCGCCCTACGGCGGCCGCGACTCCTTCGGCCGCGACCGCGACCGCGACCGCGACCGCTACGGCGACGACCG CGGTCGCGAGCGCGGGTTCGGGCGCGACGGGGAGCGCGAGCGCGAGCGCGGCGGCTACGGCGGCCGCGACGGCTTCCGCACCGCCGAGCGAGACGGACAGGGCTTCGG GAACCGCGAAGGCAGAGGATTTGGAGGCCGGAGTTTCGGTGACAGGGATCGCGACCCACCGCCACCCAGAGATG aCAAGCCCCGCGAGCGGCCGAAGCTGAACCTGCTGCCGCGCACCGTGCCGCGCGCCGCCGAGCCGCCCGCCACGCCGGCCGACGGCGCCGGTgtggcgggcgcgggcgcgggcggtgcGGCCGACGAGCGCGACAGACCGCCGCCCAAGCCCGTCTCCGCAGAGAAGGTGTTCGGCGCCGCCAAGCCCGTCGACACCGCCGCCAA GGAAAGGGAAATAGAAGAACGTCTTCGTAAACAAGAAGAGGAGGCACGAAAGGGAACTGAAGAGAAGGAACGATGGGGGCGCAGG AATGATCATTCCGGAGAACGTCGTGGTGGTGCTAGACGTG ACGACCGCGGCAGAGACAGCTACAACAGAGACCGACGCGACAGGGACGACAACGATCGGCGCGACCACAGAGACGATCGGGACCGACGCGACTACTCGGGCAACCGAGACCGGCGCGACTACTCGAAGGACGACCGAGACCGGCGCGACCCCAAGGATGACAGAGACAAGCGCGACTACCCTAGAGACGACCGAGACCGACGCGACTACTCTCGAGAGGACCGCGAGCGCCGCCCGCCCTCCCGGGACCGCCGGCCGGCTTCCCGGGACCGCCGCCCGCCCTCCCGGGACCGCCGGCCGGCTTCTCGGGACCGCCGCCCGCCCTCCCGGGACCGGCGCGATGACCGCGAGCACAGAGAGTCGCGCGACCCGCGGGACGCGGACTCGCGGGACCGCGACCCCCGGCCTCGCTCGCGCGACGTCTCCCCGCG